A single genomic interval of Vibrio gallicus harbors:
- a CDS encoding patatin-like phospholipase family protein: MLHRTLITCLLSVFAFPLWAQTASSSQSAQPKRPTIAVVLAGGGAKGAAHIGVLKALEELRVPVDIITGTSMGAYVGGLYASGQSADQIEGYLGSIDWYSGYRDQVNRSDRRLRDKEYEDRYQLNTDLGIGWGTLKTPKGVVQGQGMLRILRQTSGNPLSMDSFDDMPIRYRAVATDIVELEEVVLDKGYLVDAMMASMSVPGALPPYEINGRSLVDGGVVNNMPVDLAKEMGGERIIAVDISSNYKNQKEIRSFLDVGGQLSNYLVQRGTVEQSKLLTDQDTYIKPAVGDIGTTDFSAMPSAYVLGYKAAMAHKKELERYSISKQEYAKYQQQKAVKRHLILFGDNIPVETIEVRNQSHYNSELLARRINLDSETRPTADEIEEGINRLYALDRFERITYKYEQREDENAIVVDVDEKDWGPNYLNFRFFLEDDFTTQSQYGLGASINFTDLNRQGAELRTSFELGTDKLIAADLYSPFFANQLLFNTLTFKYTDEGRNVSLNNFQGNETEDLSDTSDYIPLTYKQFQADIGLGLQPALWNEIKFGVRYTHGNAEVSFLPSQGTIGFQRIGLYVRYLHDTLDSLSLPTKGSFLQLEYVSSFDKVEDPSDPNTDDERVDEYKANFATAHTFFDKHTFVLSTDLGIFDSENKSVPIDPYDLGGFLNLSGIPRNSLIGSNKLFGKLIYRYRWFENDFGMFQSPIYIGASAEYGGVWSNSDRSWGDLPLFVAGSVFAGIDSPLGPVILGYGQTEDNMSSVYLIIGNSFR; encoded by the coding sequence TTGCTTCACCGTACCCTTATAACATGCCTGCTCTCTGTGTTTGCTTTTCCCTTGTGGGCGCAAACCGCTTCTTCGTCCCAGTCTGCACAACCTAAGCGCCCTACGATAGCGGTAGTACTTGCCGGAGGCGGGGCTAAAGGTGCAGCGCATATTGGGGTACTAAAGGCGCTAGAAGAGCTTAGAGTTCCGGTTGATATTATTACTGGTACCAGCATGGGAGCATATGTCGGAGGCTTATATGCCTCAGGTCAAAGTGCTGATCAAATTGAGGGATACCTAGGTAGTATCGATTGGTATTCGGGCTACCGAGATCAGGTTAATCGCTCTGACAGACGATTGCGAGATAAAGAGTATGAAGATCGCTATCAGTTAAATACCGACCTTGGTATTGGCTGGGGAACCCTTAAAACCCCTAAGGGAGTGGTTCAGGGTCAGGGGATGCTAAGGATCCTTAGGCAAACCTCGGGCAATCCATTATCCATGGACAGCTTTGACGATATGCCGATTCGCTATCGAGCGGTGGCAACCGATATCGTGGAATTAGAAGAAGTGGTGCTAGATAAAGGCTACTTGGTCGATGCTATGATGGCTTCAATGTCCGTTCCCGGCGCATTACCTCCTTATGAGATTAACGGCCGCTCGTTGGTTGATGGTGGGGTCGTCAATAATATGCCGGTCGACCTTGCGAAAGAGATGGGCGGTGAGCGTATTATCGCAGTCGATATCTCATCCAATTATAAAAATCAAAAGGAAATCCGTAGCTTCCTTGATGTTGGTGGACAGTTGTCAAACTATCTAGTTCAGCGCGGCACCGTCGAACAATCCAAATTGCTTACCGATCAAGACACCTATATTAAGCCTGCGGTTGGGGATATAGGTACTACCGATTTTAGTGCGATGCCAAGTGCTTATGTGTTGGGCTATAAAGCGGCAATGGCACACAAAAAAGAGCTTGAACGCTACTCTATTTCCAAGCAAGAGTATGCTAAGTATCAGCAGCAAAAAGCGGTTAAACGACACCTGATTTTATTTGGTGATAATATCCCCGTTGAGACTATAGAGGTGCGAAATCAGAGTCACTATAACTCCGAGTTATTGGCGAGGCGTATAAACCTTGACTCCGAAACGCGTCCAACTGCAGATGAAATCGAAGAAGGGATTAACCGCCTTTATGCTTTAGATAGATTTGAACGAATCACCTATAAGTATGAACAGCGAGAAGATGAAAACGCAATAGTTGTGGACGTAGATGAGAAAGACTGGGGACCCAATTACCTTAATTTCCGTTTTTTCTTAGAAGATGATTTTACTACCCAGAGTCAGTATGGCTTGGGAGCGTCGATAAACTTTACCGACTTAAACCGCCAAGGGGCAGAGCTAAGAACCAGCTTTGAGCTTGGTACAGACAAGTTGATTGCCGCAGATCTGTATTCGCCATTCTTTGCTAACCAGCTGTTATTTAATACCTTAACCTTTAAGTATACCGATGAGGGAAGAAACGTATCTCTCAATAATTTTCAGGGTAATGAAACCGAAGATTTAAGTGATACATCGGATTATATCCCACTGACTTATAAACAGTTTCAAGCCGATATAGGCTTAGGGTTACAGCCTGCATTGTGGAATGAGATTAAATTTGGGGTTCGCTATACCCATGGTAATGCAGAGGTTTCTTTTCTACCTTCGCAGGGAACGATTGGATTTCAGCGTATAGGCTTATATGTCCGTTACCTGCACGACACATTAGATAGCCTTTCTTTGCCAACCAAAGGTTCATTTTTACAGCTTGAATATGTTAGCTCGTTTGACAAAGTTGAAGACCCAAGTGATCCAAATACTGATGATGAGCGCGTTGATGAATACAAAGCCAATTTTGCCACAGCTCATACCTTTTTTGATAAACACACCTTCGTTTTAAGTACCGATCTTGGGATATTTGATTCTGAAAATAAATCAGTTCCTATCGATCCCTATGACCTAGGTGGCTTCCTTAATCTGTCCGGTATTCCTCGTAATTCATTGATTGGTAGTAACAAGTTATTTGGTAAGCTTATTTACCGTTACCGCTGGTTTGAAAATGATTTTGGAATGTTCCAATCCCCTATTTATATTGGTGCTTCAGCGGAATATGGGGGGGTTTGGTCTAATTCAGATAGAAGCTGGGGAGACCTGCCGTTATTTGTTGCAGGCTCTGTATTTGCTGGCATAGATTCGCCACTTGGCCCTGTCATCCTGGGGTATGGTCAAACTGAAGACAATATGAGTTCGGTATATCTGATAATAGGTAACTCGTTTCGGTAA
- the mrcB gene encoding penicillin-binding protein 1B has product MTKKQTNNTSSGTTKRKPASGRRKATPKKRATKKSQQVSIWRRLWGVGWKLGLVAGAVLLFVVFYLNTVVERRFEGQLFDLPTVVYARILNLAPGTDISHAQMLKELDVLNYRKVRSPQLAGEYSASSTKIELIRRPFEFQDGPEPQRHVMLTFDDKSIRSIKSLEQDRELGFLRLEPKMLGMLEKNVVEQRLFVRREQYPEFLVDALLTTEDRDFYHHDGVSLTAIARAFVANVKAGRAVQGGSTLTQQLSKNLFLSRDKTLWRKVREALIAVIIDHKYDKDRILEAYLNEVYLGQSAGQAIHGFGLGARFYFGQPVEELRIDQLAMLVGLVKGPSYYNPIRNPERAKHRRDLILKLLFEQGMLNANQYEQAVSRDLDVQKHPHIASRQPAYFQQLTRELKNNVGDSFENHVGLRLFTTLDPVSQSLLEKSVKEVLPHLEKGQAKNLEAAAIAVDRQTGEIRAMVGGRRTGYDGFNRALSASRQIGSLVKPAIYLDALMQPNKYQLATTLVDEPISLKGSKGTVWTPRNFDRKFRGNVPMFRALAHSLNVPTVKLGMGLGIKNVQDLIETLGVPKNEVRPVPSMFLGAFSLTPIQVAQMYQTITNSGRKVPLSALRVVMNQEGEVLYQSFPKAQQVVPEQAAWLATYAMKMVVKEGSGRYLNGQFSRYALAGKTGTSNDGKDSWFVGVDGREVVTQWVGRDDNKPAHLTGSSGALRVYANYLSHREPELLRLSWPQGIRTLGYRSNKDGSLSIDCNSQYKLPVWDDSGELLQRCEQQAKPWFKKILPW; this is encoded by the coding sequence GTGACTAAAAAGCAAACCAATAATACAAGCAGCGGTACCACTAAGCGTAAGCCGGCCTCTGGTCGTCGTAAAGCGACGCCCAAAAAACGAGCAACGAAGAAATCTCAACAAGTTAGTATCTGGCGCCGATTGTGGGGAGTAGGCTGGAAGCTAGGGCTGGTGGCTGGTGCGGTGCTGTTATTTGTTGTTTTCTATTTAAATACTGTGGTTGAACGTCGCTTTGAGGGACAGTTGTTTGATTTACCTACGGTGGTTTATGCGCGGATATTAAACCTTGCTCCAGGTACTGATATATCCCATGCACAGATGCTAAAAGAGCTTGATGTTCTTAACTATCGTAAGGTGCGCAGTCCTCAGCTGGCAGGAGAATACTCAGCCTCTAGTACCAAAATTGAGTTGATTCGACGCCCATTTGAGTTTCAAGACGGCCCAGAGCCGCAGCGACATGTGATGCTAACTTTCGATGATAAAAGCATCCGCAGTATTAAGTCGCTTGAACAAGATAGAGAACTCGGCTTTTTGCGCCTAGAGCCAAAGATGCTAGGTATGCTTGAGAAAAATGTCGTTGAGCAGCGTTTATTTGTGCGTCGAGAGCAGTATCCCGAGTTTCTTGTAGATGCGCTGCTAACCACTGAAGACCGAGACTTCTATCACCACGATGGGGTGTCATTAACCGCAATTGCACGGGCGTTTGTGGCCAATGTAAAAGCAGGAAGAGCGGTTCAAGGGGGAAGCACCTTGACCCAGCAGCTCAGTAAGAACCTATTCTTGAGCCGAGATAAAACCCTATGGCGTAAGGTCCGCGAGGCATTGATCGCGGTAATTATCGATCATAAATATGATAAAGACCGCATCCTAGAGGCCTATTTAAATGAGGTCTATCTAGGGCAGAGTGCAGGACAGGCTATCCATGGCTTTGGCTTAGGGGCGCGCTTTTATTTTGGACAGCCAGTTGAAGAGCTGCGTATTGACCAACTGGCAATGTTGGTCGGACTGGTCAAAGGTCCATCGTATTACAATCCGATCCGTAATCCTGAGCGCGCTAAGCATCGTCGCGATCTGATCCTTAAGTTGCTCTTTGAACAGGGGATGTTGAATGCCAATCAATATGAGCAGGCGGTTAGTCGAGACCTAGATGTGCAAAAGCACCCCCATATTGCTAGTCGCCAACCCGCGTACTTTCAACAGTTGACCCGTGAACTTAAGAATAATGTCGGAGATAGCTTTGAGAATCATGTCGGTTTAAGGTTATTTACAACCCTAGATCCAGTTTCACAAAGCCTGCTAGAGAAGTCGGTTAAAGAAGTTTTACCTCACCTAGAAAAAGGGCAAGCTAAAAATCTAGAAGCGGCTGCGATTGCGGTCGACCGTCAAACGGGTGAGATACGAGCTATGGTTGGCGGTAGGCGTACCGGATATGACGGCTTCAACCGAGCGTTAAGCGCATCACGTCAGATAGGATCGCTGGTTAAACCTGCCATCTACCTTGACGCATTGATGCAGCCGAATAAGTATCAACTGGCGACCACGCTAGTGGATGAGCCTATCTCTCTCAAAGGAAGCAAAGGGACGGTATGGACCCCGCGCAATTTCGATCGTAAATTTCGCGGTAATGTGCCCATGTTTCGTGCATTGGCTCATTCATTAAACGTACCAACGGTAAAGTTAGGTATGGGGCTAGGGATCAAAAACGTACAAGACTTGATAGAGACATTAGGCGTGCCTAAAAATGAGGTTCGCCCTGTTCCTTCTATGTTCCTTGGAGCCTTCTCTTTGACGCCTATTCAGGTGGCGCAGATGTACCAAACCATCACTAACTCTGGACGCAAGGTACCTCTGAGTGCGTTGAGAGTCGTCATGAATCAAGAGGGAGAGGTTCTATATCAATCCTTCCCTAAGGCGCAACAAGTAGTACCAGAACAAGCGGCATGGCTGGCGACTTACGCTATGAAAATGGTAGTCAAAGAAGGCTCTGGCCGTTATCTAAATGGCCAGTTTTCTCGCTACGCTTTAGCGGGTAAAACCGGAACCAGCAATGATGGAAAAGACAGCTGGTTTGTCGGTGTAGATGGACGTGAAGTGGTCACACAATGGGTTGGACGAGATGACAACAAACCTGCTCACCTCACTGGGTCATCGGGCGCTTTGCGGGTATATGCGAATTATCTATCTCATAGAGAGCCTGAATTACTGCGTCTATCGTGGCCGCAAGGGATTCGTACACTAGGCTATCGAAGTAATAAAGATGGTAGCTTAAGCATAGATTGTAATAGCCAGTATAAGCTACCAGTATGGGATGATTCAGGCGAATTATTGCAGCGCTGTGAGCAGCAAGCTAAGCCCTGGTTTAAGAAAATTTTACCTTGGTAA
- the hrpB gene encoding ATP-dependent helicase HrpB, giving the protein MIQAQSSLPITEIIAPLIDALSSHNQFVIQAPPGAGKSTYLPLMLVKSGQVEGRIIMLEPRRLAAKSIATYLASQLGEPVGKSIGYRIRGESKSSQTTRLEIVTEGILTRMIQADPELTGVGMVVFDEYHERSLHADLGLALALEVQQVFNERLKIVVMSATLQHLGLDKLIPDAMTLESQGRSYAIEQRYAPAPANEHLVTHICRQTLRLLNKESGSALVFVPSVGLINACIERLSQDINLPQQVEVLALHGSLDFKAQQQAIQPAKEGYRKLVIATNIAETSLTIEGVRIVVDTGLENQSNFDLVSGVTKLEQKQISQSSAIQRAGRAGRTESGICVRLYSESLFNQSAFHTPPEIQRSDLSSLVLEVCGWGARRLDELQWLDIPSAAAEDAARQLLTQLTLLSSDHTLTQAGTRALQLGLEPRLAAILLRAPQSLLATAMACVAVVEEPLRNNEDLAGQVLQLVQGHHAYQRRLLTRIHSLSQKMAYRFDCKQVDLEQLGNCLSFGFPDRVAIKRNGGDNTYLLASGVGAFIDELSPLVKHDLLVVARVQKSRQADGRILLAAPILRDGLEQYHPLEQRESLIWDSNKQGMRGEKQLRLGALVIEKKVIPVADLDSQAITNGVLDFITEQGLQTLPWSDSASNLRTRVLCAKEWLPEMDWPDWSDESLIADLKQWLAPYIQSSRSLKDLQKLDLFKVLEAYLGWSVTQQLDQLLPTRLPVPTGGQKKLDYQLGMPPKLSIKLQEMFGQPSSPTVAQGRVKVTLELLSPAQRPLQVTQDLAGFWIGAYKEVQKEMKGRYPKHPWPDDPASHVATSKTKRQLNSK; this is encoded by the coding sequence GTGATACAAGCTCAAAGCTCTTTACCTATAACAGAGATCATAGCGCCACTAATTGACGCTTTATCTTCCCACAATCAATTTGTGATACAAGCACCTCCTGGTGCGGGTAAGTCCACCTATTTACCCCTAATGCTTGTCAAAAGTGGCCAAGTTGAGGGACGGATTATCATGCTAGAGCCAAGGCGCTTGGCGGCTAAAAGTATTGCTACTTATCTGGCATCTCAATTGGGGGAGCCAGTAGGTAAGAGTATAGGATATCGAATACGAGGCGAATCAAAGTCTAGCCAAACGACACGCTTGGAGATCGTCACTGAGGGAATCCTGACTCGAATGATCCAAGCCGACCCCGAGCTTACTGGTGTCGGTATGGTGGTGTTCGATGAATACCATGAACGGAGCTTACACGCAGACCTTGGTTTAGCGCTCGCGCTTGAGGTCCAGCAGGTATTCAATGAACGGCTTAAGATAGTGGTGATGTCTGCAACCCTACAGCACCTTGGCTTAGATAAACTCATACCAGATGCGATGACACTTGAGTCTCAAGGCCGCAGCTATGCTATTGAGCAAAGGTATGCTCCGGCTCCCGCTAACGAACATTTAGTTACTCATATCTGTCGCCAAACTTTGCGCCTACTCAATAAAGAGAGCGGATCAGCATTGGTGTTTGTGCCGAGTGTTGGCCTTATTAACGCCTGTATTGAACGGCTTAGCCAAGATATTAACCTCCCTCAGCAGGTTGAGGTTCTGGCGCTACATGGCAGCCTTGACTTTAAAGCCCAACAACAGGCTATTCAACCAGCCAAAGAGGGATACCGAAAGCTAGTGATTGCCACTAATATTGCTGAGACCTCATTGACGATTGAAGGGGTTCGTATAGTGGTAGATACCGGACTTGAGAATCAAAGTAATTTTGATCTGGTGAGCGGCGTGACTAAGCTCGAGCAAAAACAGATATCTCAATCGTCAGCAATTCAACGAGCAGGTCGCGCTGGACGTACTGAATCGGGAATATGCGTGCGCCTTTATTCTGAGTCTTTGTTTAATCAAAGTGCATTTCATACCCCACCAGAGATACAACGTAGTGACCTTTCATCCTTGGTGTTGGAGGTGTGTGGCTGGGGCGCTCGCAGGCTTGATGAATTGCAATGGCTTGATATCCCGAGCGCGGCAGCAGAAGATGCGGCCCGTCAATTACTGACGCAGTTAACCTTACTCTCTTCTGACCATACTTTGACTCAAGCAGGTACGAGAGCTCTACAATTAGGCTTAGAACCAAGATTGGCGGCTATCTTATTGCGTGCACCACAATCGTTATTAGCAACAGCGATGGCTTGTGTTGCTGTGGTCGAAGAGCCTTTGAGAAACAACGAAGACCTGGCTGGGCAGGTTTTGCAATTAGTGCAAGGGCATCACGCATATCAGAGACGATTATTGACTCGCATTCATAGCTTGAGCCAAAAAATGGCATATCGCTTTGATTGTAAGCAGGTTGACTTAGAACAGCTAGGTAACTGCTTAAGCTTTGGTTTTCCAGATAGAGTCGCCATTAAGCGTAATGGCGGGGATAATACCTATCTCTTAGCATCGGGAGTTGGCGCTTTTATCGATGAGCTCAGTCCACTTGTTAAACACGATCTATTGGTGGTAGCGCGGGTTCAGAAAAGTCGGCAAGCCGATGGGCGTATTTTATTGGCTGCGCCTATTCTGCGTGACGGGCTTGAACAATACCATCCGCTTGAACAGCGAGAGAGCCTTATTTGGGACAGCAACAAGCAAGGTATGCGAGGTGAGAAGCAGCTTCGACTAGGCGCATTAGTTATTGAAAAAAAAGTGATTCCAGTCGCTGATTTGGATTCACAAGCCATAACTAATGGCGTGCTTGATTTTATCACCGAACAAGGCCTGCAGACATTGCCTTGGAGTGACTCTGCCAGTAACCTCCGCACTCGAGTATTGTGCGCTAAAGAGTGGTTGCCGGAGATGGATTGGCCTGACTGGAGTGATGAAAGCCTGATCGCGGATCTTAAACAGTGGTTAGCACCTTATATTCAGTCATCCCGTTCGTTAAAAGATTTGCAAAAATTGGACTTGTTTAAGGTACTTGAGGCTTATCTCGGCTGGTCTGTTACTCAACAGCTCGACCAGCTATTGCCAACTCGCTTGCCAGTACCAACTGGGGGACAAAAAAAATTGGATTACCAATTGGGAATGCCCCCTAAGTTATCGATAAAACTGCAAGAGATGTTTGGGCAACCGAGTTCACCTACTGTCGCTCAAGGGAGAGTTAAGGTGACTCTAGAGCTACTATCTCCAGCACAAAGGCCATTGCAGGTTACTCAAGACCTTGCCGGTTTTTGGATCGGGGCATACAAAGAAGTACAAAAAGAGATGAAGGGACGCTATCCAAAACATCCTTGGCCAGATGATCCAGCTTCGCATGTAGCGACGAGTAAAACTAAGCGTCAATTAAATTCAAAATGA
- the sfsA gene encoding DNA/RNA nuclease SfsA produces MEFSPTLQRGILLKRYKRFLADLTLESGELRTIHCANTGAMTGCAQPGSRVWFSTSDNPKRKYPNSWEITETDEGHKICVNTIRANTLAVEAIQLGLIPELRNYTDLKTEQKYGQENSRIDILLTDQNRQNCYVEVKSVTLLTDQSSGLGQFPDSVTTRGQKHLRELTELVKNGQRSVLLFIVLHSGIEKVSPAHHIDEQYTELLKQAQKFGVEVLCYKAKIEVSGMEVCNKLPFSNA; encoded by the coding sequence ATGGAATTTTCACCTACATTACAACGCGGTATTTTATTAAAACGCTATAAGCGCTTCTTAGCCGATTTAACACTAGAATCAGGTGAGCTACGCACCATACACTGCGCTAACACTGGTGCCATGACCGGATGTGCCCAGCCTGGTAGTCGCGTATGGTTCTCCACATCGGACAACCCAAAGCGTAAATACCCTAATAGCTGGGAAATAACCGAAACTGATGAGGGGCATAAGATTTGCGTAAATACCATCCGAGCAAACACTTTAGCGGTTGAAGCTATACAACTAGGTCTAATTCCAGAGCTTCGTAACTACACAGATTTAAAAACTGAACAGAAATATGGGCAAGAGAACAGCCGTATCGATATTTTGCTCACAGACCAAAATAGGCAAAATTGTTATGTTGAGGTCAAGAGCGTTACTCTGCTTACCGATCAAAGCAGTGGCTTAGGGCAATTCCCAGACTCAGTTACCACCCGTGGGCAAAAACATCTGCGAGAATTGACGGAATTAGTGAAAAATGGGCAAAGATCAGTACTTTTATTTATTGTTTTGCATTCAGGGATTGAAAAAGTATCCCCTGCACACCATATAGATGAGCAGTATACAGAATTGCTAAAACAAGCCCAAAAATTCGGTGTAGAAGTGCTCTGTTACAAAGCGAAGATTGAGGTTAGTGGTATGGAAGTTTGTAACAAACTGCCCTTCTCTAACGCATAA
- the dksA gene encoding RNA polymerase-binding protein DksA, whose protein sequence is MPETKKKTLGILAIAGVEPYQEKPGEEYMSPEQMAHFTKILGAWRNQLRDEVERTVVHMQDEAANFPDPVDRASQEEEFSLELRNRDRERRLIKKIEKTMNKIKEDEFGFCDSCGVEIGIRRLEARPTADLCIDCKTLAELKEKQMQG, encoded by the coding sequence ATGCCAGAGACAAAGAAAAAAACGCTAGGCATCCTAGCCATAGCAGGCGTTGAGCCGTACCAAGAAAAACCTGGTGAAGAGTATATGTCACCAGAACAGATGGCTCACTTTACTAAAATTTTAGGCGCGTGGCGCAACCAGCTACGTGATGAAGTTGAACGCACCGTTGTTCACATGCAAGACGAAGCAGCAAACTTTCCAGATCCTGTAGACCGTGCGTCTCAAGAAGAGGAATTCAGTTTAGAGCTTCGCAACCGTGATCGCGAACGTCGTTTGATTAAGAAGATTGAAAAGACCATGAATAAGATCAAAGAAGACGAATTTGGCTTCTGTGATTCTTGTGGTGTTGAGATCGGCATTCGTCGCTTAGAAGCTCGCCCAACAGCAGATCTTTGCATTGATTGCAAAACGCTAGCTGAGCTTAAAGAAAAGCAAATGCAAGGCTAA
- the gluQRS gene encoding tRNA glutamyl-Q(34) synthetase GluQRS yields MTQYIGRFAPSPSGPLHFGSLVAALGSFFQARAQNGQWLVRIEDLDPPREMPGASEDILNSLRAYHLHWDGEVVYQSQRHALYEQQIQQWLTQGQAYYCQCTRKQIKAEGGFYLGQCRNQNHSASGSAVRIKIDHSVLQFEDLKHGTISIPPQIAEEDFIIKRRDGLFAYNLAVVLDDIDQGVTEVVRGADLIEPTGRQIALYQILGYTKLSYLHLPLAVTDNGAKLSKQNHAQAIDTCNPIPTLLQAMLFLGFNIPEAIKSQNIEKIIRWGIQNWRLTQLPIETEITTRFSNRKS; encoded by the coding sequence ATGACTCAATACATAGGACGCTTCGCTCCCTCACCTTCAGGTCCCCTACACTTTGGCTCCTTAGTTGCCGCCTTAGGTAGCTTTTTTCAAGCGCGCGCTCAAAATGGCCAATGGCTAGTGCGCATCGAAGATCTAGATCCCCCAAGAGAAATGCCAGGTGCAAGTGAAGATATACTCAATTCACTACGAGCCTACCACTTACATTGGGATGGTGAGGTTGTTTATCAGAGCCAACGCCATGCACTTTATGAGCAACAAATTCAGCAATGGCTGACACAAGGTCAGGCCTATTATTGCCAATGTACGCGCAAGCAAATAAAAGCCGAAGGTGGATTTTACCTTGGTCAGTGCCGAAACCAAAACCACAGTGCCTCAGGCAGCGCGGTTAGAATAAAGATAGACCATAGCGTATTACAGTTTGAAGACCTTAAGCATGGGACTATATCCATCCCACCGCAGATAGCAGAAGAAGACTTTATTATTAAGCGCCGAGATGGACTGTTTGCTTACAACCTTGCCGTAGTACTAGATGATATTGATCAGGGCGTCACTGAGGTAGTGCGGGGCGCTGACCTTATCGAACCGACCGGAAGACAGATAGCCCTTTATCAGATATTGGGTTACACCAAGCTGTCATACTTACACTTGCCACTCGCGGTAACCGACAACGGAGCTAAGCTATCTAAACAGAATCACGCTCAAGCTATCGACACCTGCAATCCAATACCAACTCTACTGCAGGCTATGCTATTTTTAGGTTTTAATATTCCAGAGGCGATAAAATCGCAAAATATTGAGAAAATCATCCGTTGGGGCATACAAAATTGGCGCTTAACTCAACTACCAATTGAAACTGAAATTACAACTCGGTTCTCAAATCGAAAAAGCTAA
- the pcnB gene encoding polynucleotide adenylyltransferase PcnB, translating to MTTDSDSQNSTGKIDLKIYTRDQHNISRQHISENALKVLYRLQKSGYDAYLVGGGVRDLLLGQSPKDFDIATNATPEQIKDLFRNCRLIGRRFRLAHIIFGRDIIEVATFRGHHQQPEKQTSIQSDQGMLLRDNVYGSIDEDAERRDFTINAMYYNIADFSIHDYANGFKDLERGMVRMIGDPETRYREDPVRMLRAIRFASKLDMDISYDTAEPINHLASLLESIPSARLYEEVLKLLQSGHGLDTYDLLREFGLFQHLFPQVTEFFTEEEESKTERMIEQVLESTDQRIAEGKRVNPAFIFAAILWYPVEAYAERLVEQQGMAYYDAMMTAGNHVLDEQVKSTAIPRRHTATIREVWQLQSRLDRRSGKRAFRLLELNKFRAGFDFLEMRGNVEQGEIQQLAKWWHTFQHSGRNMRQAMVNDLASPSKGGNKRRRSSSNRKRTKKPSQ from the coding sequence ATGACAACAGACTCAGATAGCCAAAACTCGACTGGCAAAATCGACCTTAAGATTTACACTCGAGACCAACACAATATCTCGCGTCAACACATAAGTGAAAACGCTTTAAAGGTGCTGTATCGATTACAGAAATCCGGCTATGACGCTTACCTAGTAGGCGGTGGTGTACGTGATCTGCTACTTGGACAATCGCCTAAAGATTTTGATATAGCAACCAATGCTACCCCAGAGCAGATAAAAGACCTGTTCCGAAATTGCCGCCTGATTGGACGTCGTTTTCGCTTAGCTCATATCATCTTTGGTCGCGATATTATTGAGGTTGCTACCTTTAGAGGACATCACCAACAGCCAGAAAAGCAAACCTCTATTCAATCTGACCAGGGTATGCTTTTAAGAGATAATGTCTATGGCAGCATAGATGAAGATGCTGAGCGTCGTGATTTCACTATCAACGCTATGTACTACAATATTGCTGACTTCTCTATTCACGACTATGCCAACGGGTTTAAAGACCTTGAGCGCGGTATGGTACGCATGATTGGAGACCCTGAGACTCGTTACCGTGAAGACCCAGTTAGGATGCTACGTGCAATTCGATTTGCATCCAAGCTAGATATGGATATCAGCTATGATACCGCAGAGCCAATCAACCATTTAGCGTCTTTATTAGAAAGTATTCCGTCGGCAAGATTGTATGAAGAAGTATTAAAACTATTACAATCTGGACACGGTCTTGATACCTATGACCTGCTACGAGAATTTGGCCTGTTCCAGCACCTCTTCCCTCAGGTTACTGAATTTTTCACTGAAGAGGAAGAATCTAAAACTGAGCGCATGATAGAGCAGGTATTAGAGTCTACCGACCAGCGAATTGCTGAAGGAAAAAGAGTCAACCCTGCCTTTATATTTGCCGCCATCTTATGGTATCCAGTAGAGGCTTACGCTGAGCGCTTAGTTGAACAGCAAGGTATGGCTTACTATGATGCGATGATGACTGCGGGCAATCACGTACTGGACGAGCAAGTGAAAAGCACGGCTATCCCTCGCCGTCATACCGCGACCATTCGTGAAGTATGGCAGCTGCAAAGCCGCTTAGACCGCCGCTCAGGAAAGCGCGCATTCCGCCTCCTTGAACTGAATAAGTTTAGAGCTGGATTTGATTTCCTAGAGATGCGTGGCAATGTCGAACAAGGCGAAATCCAACAGCTTGCAAAATGGTGGCATACCTTCCAACACTCAGGCCGTAATATGCGACAAGCTATGGTCAATGACCTAGCCAGTCCAAGCAAGGGTGGTAACAAGCGTCGTCGTTCGTCTAGTAACCGCAAACGCACCAAGAAACCAAGCCAATGA